Proteins encoded in a region of the Acipenser ruthenus chromosome 54, fAciRut3.2 maternal haplotype, whole genome shotgun sequence genome:
- the psme2 gene encoding proteasome activator complex subunit 2, with protein sequence MSKKSVLKVGNENRQKVETYRQSLFTEADNLFSYFIPKKILQLDLFLKEDVVNVSDLSLIHAPLEIPIPDPPKQEDEMETDKEDEKKKEAPKCGFIKGNEKMLVLLDRVKPEIKTLRETCILVATWIQHMIPKIEDGNDFGVAIQEKILERIAAVKTKVEGFQTYISKYYSERGDAVAKASKDTHVMDYRSLVHEKDEAVYSEIRVILMDIRGFYAELYDIISKNEDKVTNPKGEEKPSMY encoded by the exons ATGTCTAAAAAATCTGTACTTAAAGTGGGAAATGAGAATCGTCAAAAG gtAGAGACCTATCGTCAGTCCCTGTTCACAGAG gctgacAATCTCTTCTCATATTTCATACCTAAAAAGATCTTGCAGCTGGATTTGTTCCTTAAG gaggATGTTGTGAACGTTTCGGACCTCAGTCTGATTCACGCCCCCCTCGAAATCCCCATCCCGGATCCCCCAAAGCAGGAGGAcgag atgGAAACTGACAAGGAGGACGAGAAGAAGAAAGAAG CTCCTAAGTGTGGCTTCATCAAAGGCAATGAGAAGATGCTAGTGCTGCTGGATCGTGTGAAGCCAGAGATCAAGACCCTCAGAGAGACCTGCATCCTG GTTGCAACTTGGATTCAGCACATGATTCCTAAGATTGAAGATGGCAATGATTTTGGAGTTGCAATTCAG GAGAAGATTTTGGAACGTATCGCCGCAGTGAAAACTAAAGTGGAAGGATTTCAAACCTATATCTCCAA GTATTATTCAGAAAGAGGAGACGCTGTTGCCAAGGCTTCAAAGGATACTCATGtg ATGGATTATCGCTCCCTGGTTCATGAGAAAGACGAGGCAGTGTACTCTGAGATCCGAGTCATTCTTATGGATATCAGAGGCTTCTAC GCGGAGCTTTATGACATCATCAGCAAGAACGAAGACAAAGTGACCAATCCGAAGGGAGAAGAGAAGCCATCgatgtactga